From the Rhodopirellula bahusiensis genome, one window contains:
- a CDS encoding rhomboid family intramembrane serine protease, producing MSFSFRTRKIDMRRIGTFSDPKLADQFSDYLQTLRIPAKVDHDENSHDIWIRDEKDVAMAREAMEEFKQSPGAAKFDVTAEAARLRKVAEAEKKRKLALQNKAQKKLRGGSGAFSGRSARTGNIPVVIGMIAICGIIGYVTNFADPKPRRDLPEVITLEQLERGDYLSTAQKLFSALALADPIEYQKSDDPWVSIKKGEVWRLVTPAFLHGSPMHLVFNMMALFTLGSVVERLHGSWFIAVLLLVSHVVGMIVQVVLPDWMESPMAIGASGAVFGVFGYIWIRPRFQPSYPVGIPPFNVYLMLGFMFACMTPLIQGIANGAHVGGLVTGMAIAALAPKSI from the coding sequence ATGTCATTTTCGTTTCGAACAAGAAAGATTGATATGCGGCGAATCGGCACTTTTTCCGATCCCAAATTGGCTGACCAATTCAGCGACTACCTGCAGACTCTGAGAATCCCTGCGAAAGTCGACCACGACGAAAACTCCCATGATATCTGGATTCGTGACGAGAAAGATGTCGCGATGGCTCGAGAAGCCATGGAAGAGTTCAAACAGTCACCGGGAGCCGCCAAGTTTGACGTGACCGCCGAAGCCGCGCGATTGCGAAAAGTAGCCGAAGCTGAAAAGAAACGCAAGCTGGCGTTGCAGAACAAAGCTCAGAAGAAGCTGCGTGGCGGTTCAGGAGCTTTTAGTGGACGATCCGCAAGGACCGGCAATATTCCGGTCGTCATTGGCATGATCGCCATCTGCGGAATCATCGGCTACGTCACCAATTTCGCTGATCCCAAGCCTCGCCGCGATCTGCCCGAAGTGATCACGCTCGAACAATTGGAGCGAGGGGACTATCTCTCGACGGCGCAAAAACTTTTCTCTGCGTTGGCCCTCGCCGACCCCATCGAGTACCAGAAATCAGATGACCCTTGGGTATCAATCAAAAAGGGCGAAGTCTGGCGACTGGTCACACCGGCGTTTCTTCACGGTTCGCCAATGCACTTGGTGTTCAACATGATGGCTTTGTTCACATTGGGAAGCGTTGTTGAACGATTGCACGGGTCGTGGTTCATCGCGGTACTTTTACTGGTTTCGCACGTCGTTGGAATGATCGTCCAAGTCGTGCTGCCTGATTGGATGGAAAGCCCTATGGCGATCGGCGCATCAGGAGCGGTGTTCGGAGTCTTCGGGTACATCTGGATTCGACCTCGCTTCCAACCGTCCTATCCAGTTGGAATTCCACCGTTCAATGTCTACCTCATGCTCGGGTTCATGTTCGCTTGCATGACGCCGCTGATCCAAGGAATCGCCAATGGCGCTCACGTGGGCGGCCTTGTGACTGGAATGGCCATCGCTGCACTGGCACCGAAAAGCATCTGA
- a CDS encoding sulfatase, producing the protein MTRLLSLPPKIAFNHIAATCRWFGSLAIAVLFLRPSLGHDRPNVLLIVADDLNCAIGSYGDPNAITPNLDALAERGLVFDRAYCQQAVCNPSRSSFLTGLRPNTVGVDDLRKGFRETAPNGASLVTLPQHFKNHGYYCQDIGKIFHNMGDTQDRQSWSMDEVFHAGTHAADTVHSNTPVALRARKIKKAPVTETLDVPDTAYRDGQISRLAASVIRDYPRDSAPFFLGVGFWRPHLPFVAPKKYWDLYDPNQISGPALKAKPIDVPEIAMHISKEVHSYDGIPKQADLPPEIQQHLRHGYYASISFLDAQVGLILRALEGSGHQDNTIVAFVSDHGFHIGEKTLWGKTSNFELDARVPLIIADPRTDQTGQRTNCLTELVDLYPTLASLAGIADDLPDNLEGTNVASLLKDPDQTLKQAAFTQHQHPFYAPRKSWIAWGYSVRTADWRYTQWRSISDNALIAEELYDHRSDSTEKQNVFDQYPDVVKRLSPILTSHFQL; encoded by the coding sequence GTGACCAGGTTGTTGTCGCTCCCACCGAAGATCGCTTTCAATCACATCGCCGCGACTTGCCGATGGTTCGGTTCGCTCGCCATCGCCGTGCTGTTCCTCCGGCCATCACTAGGCCATGATCGCCCCAACGTTCTGCTGATCGTCGCCGATGACCTGAACTGTGCGATCGGGTCCTATGGTGATCCCAACGCGATCACGCCGAACCTGGACGCCCTCGCTGAACGCGGATTGGTGTTCGATCGAGCCTATTGCCAACAAGCGGTCTGCAATCCCTCGCGGTCCTCATTCTTGACCGGCCTGCGTCCAAACACGGTGGGCGTCGATGACCTCCGCAAAGGTTTTCGCGAGACCGCCCCCAACGGCGCCTCGCTGGTCACGTTGCCTCAGCACTTCAAGAATCATGGCTACTACTGCCAAGACATCGGCAAGATCTTCCACAACATGGGCGACACGCAAGACCGCCAGTCATGGTCGATGGACGAAGTCTTCCACGCAGGAACGCACGCCGCCGACACAGTGCACTCCAACACACCCGTCGCCTTGCGTGCTCGCAAGATCAAGAAGGCACCGGTGACCGAAACACTGGACGTGCCCGACACCGCCTATCGCGATGGCCAGATCTCGCGTCTGGCTGCGTCCGTGATTCGCGACTACCCCCGCGACTCTGCCCCGTTCTTCTTGGGCGTCGGATTCTGGCGTCCTCATTTGCCCTTCGTTGCACCAAAGAAGTACTGGGACCTCTACGATCCGAATCAGATTTCGGGCCCAGCCTTGAAAGCCAAACCAATCGACGTGCCAGAAATCGCGATGCACATTTCGAAAGAGGTGCACAGCTACGACGGAATCCCCAAGCAAGCCGATTTGCCCCCCGAAATCCAGCAACATCTTCGTCACGGGTACTACGCTTCGATCAGCTTCCTCGACGCTCAAGTCGGTTTGATCCTCCGCGCCCTCGAAGGGAGCGGCCACCAAGACAACACGATCGTCGCGTTTGTGTCCGACCATGGTTTTCACATCGGCGAAAAAACGCTGTGGGGCAAAACCAGCAACTTCGAACTCGACGCACGAGTCCCCCTCATCATCGCCGATCCACGCACCGACCAGACGGGCCAGCGAACCAATTGCCTGACGGAATTGGTTGATCTCTACCCCACCCTTGCATCCCTCGCGGGCATCGCTGACGACCTGCCTGACAACTTAGAAGGAACGAACGTCGCATCGCTGCTCAAGGATCCCGACCAAACACTCAAACAAGCCGCCTTCACCCAGCACCAGCATCCGTTTTACGCGCCTCGGAAGAGCTGGATCGCCTGGGGCTACTCCGTCCGCACGGCCGATTGGCGATACACCCAGTGGCGATCCATTTCGGACAACGCACTCATCGCCGAAGAGCTCTACGACCACCGTTCCGACTCAACCGAAAAACAAAACGTATTCGATCAATATCCGGACGTTGTCAAACGACTTTCGCCAATCCTGACCAGTCACTTCCAACTGTAG
- a CDS encoding ankyrin repeat domain-containing protein — protein sequence MRNLVLVCIVVFATESAVADDLSPGQQLVDACYRLNQFRVVKLLRDGVDVNTTFGESRRVGAYPKEWTPLLALVHSPNGRDPSDPQSDAVRYKRAAILRVLISNNCDLDANDRTGATALHTAIRNREVELANLILLYRQNVNTWATREFWKRESPLHSAYWSPELSALLLSQGATAKVSDEYRLVAAKADYCEALMEFLKLHHREPTDEEKTALGFDPRFGQVETPRERNSRAMAEVLEAKETQLLDDDESF from the coding sequence ATGCGAAATTTGGTCTTGGTATGCATCGTTGTCTTTGCAACGGAATCGGCCGTCGCCGATGATCTGTCCCCGGGTCAGCAATTGGTCGACGCTTGCTATCGACTGAATCAATTTCGTGTTGTGAAGTTGCTGCGTGACGGCGTCGACGTCAACACAACGTTCGGCGAGAGTCGTCGAGTGGGAGCCTACCCGAAGGAATGGACGCCGCTTTTGGCTCTTGTTCATTCTCCCAACGGGCGTGATCCTTCGGATCCGCAAAGTGATGCCGTGCGATACAAACGGGCTGCCATCTTGCGCGTTCTGATTTCAAACAATTGCGATCTCGATGCGAACGATCGGACCGGTGCCACCGCATTGCACACAGCCATTCGAAATCGAGAGGTTGAACTCGCCAACTTGATTTTGTTGTATCGCCAAAACGTGAACACTTGGGCAACCCGAGAGTTCTGGAAACGCGAGTCGCCACTCCACTCCGCGTATTGGTCTCCAGAACTATCTGCTTTGTTGTTGTCTCAGGGAGCAACCGCGAAAGTCAGCGATGAGTATCGGTTGGTAGCAGCGAAGGCGGACTATTGCGAGGCCTTGATGGAGTTCTTGAAGCTGCATCATCGCGAGCCAACCGACGAAGAGAAAACGGCACTCGGTTTCGACCCAAGGTTTGGTCAAGTAGAAACTCCACGAGAACGAAATTCCAGAGCCATGGCAGAAGTGCTGGAAGCGAAGGAAACGCAACTGCTCGACGATGACGAATCGTTCTAG
- a CDS encoding GNAT family N-acetyltransferase, translating into MLSSTFQIRELFNADWPATWAVIEPAFRSGTTFPHPQDITSEAGYEIWAAGSAKAYVAEDESGGILGTYYLKPNQPGRGSHVCNCAYIVSSAARGMGIASKMCEHSQREALQEGYRSMQFNFVVSTNTGAVRLWQKLGFEIVGTLPEAFDHPENGYVDVYVMHKSLLG; encoded by the coding sequence ATGCTTTCATCCACGTTTCAGATTCGTGAACTCTTCAATGCTGACTGGCCGGCGACTTGGGCCGTGATCGAACCCGCATTTCGATCTGGAACGACTTTCCCGCATCCGCAGGACATCACGTCGGAGGCAGGCTACGAAATATGGGCCGCGGGGTCGGCCAAAGCGTATGTGGCCGAAGATGAGTCCGGCGGAATTCTCGGGACGTACTACTTGAAACCGAATCAACCGGGGCGAGGATCGCACGTCTGCAATTGCGCTTACATCGTTTCAAGTGCGGCCCGAGGGATGGGCATCGCTTCGAAGATGTGTGAGCATTCTCAGCGGGAAGCTTTGCAGGAAGGTTACCGATCCATGCAATTCAATTTTGTGGTGTCGACGAACACGGGAGCCGTCCGGCTTTGGCAGAAATTGGGGTTCGAAATTGTCGGGACCCTTCCCGAAGCGTTTGATCACCCGGAAAATGGCTACGTCGATGTCTACGTCATGCACAAAAGCCTTCTCGGCTAA
- a CDS encoding sulfatase family protein, with amino-acid sequence MTLGLIRWKTLAWSLTICCFVHWATPIRSTTAAKPNVVMILTDDQAPWAFAEAVRSGQFDDVPVPSTPNMDRLAAEGAVFRNFFCTTPVCSPARATLMTGRYASELGITDFIPQPGHKLYDPEAPVFLDPDTTTTFAEVLQRQGYRTGLVGKWHLGDWTASEDGDKHPTQHGFDSFMGLTGGGTSPDNPELELDGKVHTFEGLTTDILTDHAIEFVEHNADRPFFLCLSTRAPHGRWLPVAPEDWEPYDTMDPTIPDYPGLDTTRVRKMMKEYLASTTGVDRNLGRLLRTLDDRGLSSNTIVIFTSDHGFNMGHNGIWHKGNGIWATKQKPPGEMHQGTRVISKKYRPNLYDHSLRVPAIVRWPGVVKPSNVIEHTASHLDWFPTLCAVAGDASAAQGLMGRDLTPLLKGESQADWDQELYTEYDMIRYTTASLRGYRTPRYKLIRDRHNEGRDEFYDLQSDPGEHHNLIREPEMQPAIQDLDAKLRKMEAKVQDRR; translated from the coding sequence ATGACGCTTGGATTGATTCGCTGGAAGACGTTGGCTTGGTCACTGACGATTTGTTGCTTCGTGCACTGGGCGACGCCGATCAGATCAACCACTGCCGCCAAGCCAAACGTGGTGATGATTTTGACGGACGACCAAGCCCCGTGGGCTTTTGCAGAAGCCGTTCGTTCAGGACAGTTCGACGACGTGCCGGTTCCATCGACGCCAAACATGGATCGATTGGCAGCAGAAGGAGCCGTGTTTCGCAACTTCTTCTGCACCACTCCGGTCTGCAGTCCGGCTCGGGCGACCTTGATGACAGGCCGCTACGCCAGCGAATTGGGGATCACCGATTTCATCCCACAACCGGGACACAAACTCTACGATCCCGAAGCTCCCGTTTTCCTCGATCCCGATACCACAACGACCTTCGCAGAAGTCTTGCAGCGTCAGGGCTATCGCACCGGTCTGGTCGGCAAATGGCACCTCGGTGACTGGACGGCATCGGAGGACGGCGACAAACACCCGACTCAACACGGATTCGATTCGTTCATGGGGCTGACAGGAGGCGGGACGTCGCCGGACAACCCCGAACTGGAACTCGACGGCAAAGTCCACACCTTCGAGGGACTGACAACAGACATCCTGACGGATCATGCCATCGAGTTCGTGGAACACAACGCGGACCGTCCGTTCTTTCTGTGCCTGTCAACTCGAGCACCTCATGGGCGCTGGTTGCCGGTCGCGCCGGAGGACTGGGAACCGTATGACACGATGGATCCAACCATCCCAGATTACCCAGGACTGGATACGACGCGGGTTCGCAAAATGATGAAGGAGTATTTGGCCAGCACGACTGGCGTGGACCGCAACCTCGGGCGATTGCTGCGAACGCTCGACGACCGAGGTTTGAGTTCCAACACGATTGTGATCTTCACGTCGGATCACGGATTCAACATGGGCCACAATGGAATCTGGCACAAAGGCAATGGGATCTGGGCGACGAAGCAAAAACCGCCAGGCGAAATGCACCAAGGCACTCGGGTAATCTCCAAGAAGTATCGCCCCAATCTTTACGACCATTCACTGCGTGTGCCGGCGATCGTGAGATGGCCCGGCGTGGTGAAACCTTCCAACGTGATTGAGCACACCGCGTCTCATTTGGATTGGTTCCCGACGCTGTGCGCCGTCGCGGGTGATGCGTCCGCAGCCCAAGGGTTGATGGGCCGAGATCTGACACCGTTGTTGAAAGGTGAATCGCAGGCCGATTGGGATCAGGAACTGTACACCGAGTACGACATGATCCGTTACACGACCGCGTCCCTGAGAGGTTACCGCACCCCGCGATACAAACTCATTCGTGATCGACACAATGAAGGACGCGACGAGTTCTACGACTTGCAGTCCGATCCTGGGGAACACCACAACCTGATCCGGGAACCAGAAATGCAGCCCGCGATCCAAGATCTCGACGCAAAGCTGCGAAAGATGGAAGCAAAAGTGCAAGACCGCAGGTGA
- a CDS encoding anti-sigma factor: MSERPDDFQPTYDPGDPGSDASNNDLRLPLRAQELLAGKVLGDLSDQEHDEVSNWQETEADLATFFELEKTAAAVDMALSFRRSQDSDTSPDAELPAGLREKIQADAGRVLAEVSGTGIGSVQRTDDSVDNAVTSAPLEIVQPRKRTDLRPREAAAWLAFAASALLALGLWRGSEWNRPGNVETTAAAERTLLLNEAEDVVQVAWGDGKHPFQTEVKGDVVWSNASQDGYMRFVGMPVNDVAVEQYQLWIIDPARDDEPIDGGVFDIDSTGEVVVPITAKLKVLDPVAFAITVEKPGGVVVSSQENLPLLATVQ, translated from the coding sequence ATGAGTGAGCGACCAGACGACTTCCAGCCGACCTACGATCCAGGGGATCCCGGCAGCGACGCTTCCAACAACGACTTGCGTTTGCCACTTCGAGCGCAGGAGCTCTTGGCGGGGAAAGTCCTTGGTGATCTGTCTGATCAAGAGCACGACGAAGTTTCGAACTGGCAGGAGACCGAGGCCGATTTGGCGACGTTCTTCGAGCTGGAGAAAACGGCGGCCGCGGTGGATATGGCTTTGTCCTTTCGGCGGTCTCAAGATTCCGACACCAGCCCGGATGCGGAACTGCCCGCCGGCCTACGCGAGAAGATCCAAGCTGACGCAGGACGCGTTCTCGCGGAGGTTTCTGGAACCGGAATCGGAAGCGTGCAACGAACGGACGATTCGGTGGACAACGCGGTCACGTCTGCTCCGTTGGAAATAGTCCAGCCGCGCAAGCGAACTGATCTGAGGCCACGCGAAGCTGCCGCATGGCTGGCGTTTGCTGCATCCGCCTTGTTGGCATTGGGACTTTGGCGTGGAAGTGAGTGGAATCGTCCGGGAAATGTTGAAACGACCGCCGCGGCGGAGCGTACTTTGCTGTTGAACGAAGCGGAGGATGTGGTCCAAGTTGCGTGGGGCGATGGCAAGCACCCGTTCCAGACCGAAGTAAAAGGGGATGTTGTCTGGAGCAACGCATCCCAAGACGGTTACATGCGTTTTGTCGGGATGCCTGTGAACGATGTGGCGGTGGAGCAGTATCAGTTGTGGATCATCGACCCAGCGCGGGATGACGAACCGATCGACGGTGGCGTCTTCGACATTGATTCGACCGGAGAGGTTGTGGTTCCGATCACAGCGAAATTGAAAGTCCTGGATCCGGTTGCCTTTGCGATCACGGTTGAAAAGCCGGGCGGGGTGGTCGTGTCATCGCAAGAGAATCTGCCACTGTTGGCTACGGTTCAGTAG
- a CDS encoding RNA polymerase sigma factor, translated as MSNSILERIAAGEHSAVGDCLDQYGRLVWSLARRLAPTAEDAEDAVQEAFVSIWQNAARFDSEKSTEVTFIAMIARRRIIDRMRRGIRPTECEVGGADLLVNEQADESATAGSRAAELADEARKADSCLRKLSTEQQKVIDLSIHRGLSHGRISEVIGMPLGTVKSNARRALLSLKECMNRQGRSPIVAAADQRGGGL; from the coding sequence TTGAGCAACTCAATTTTAGAGCGAATCGCTGCGGGAGAGCATTCTGCAGTCGGAGATTGCCTGGACCAATATGGGCGTCTCGTCTGGTCGCTTGCCCGGCGATTGGCACCCACGGCCGAAGACGCGGAGGATGCGGTCCAGGAAGCGTTTGTTTCCATTTGGCAAAACGCGGCTCGGTTTGATTCCGAAAAGTCCACCGAGGTCACATTCATTGCCATGATCGCTCGACGCAGAATCATTGACCGAATGCGTCGCGGCATTCGTCCGACTGAGTGCGAGGTTGGTGGCGCTGATTTGCTCGTCAATGAACAGGCAGATGAATCCGCAACGGCAGGCAGCCGTGCTGCGGAGCTGGCAGACGAGGCCCGCAAAGCGGACAGTTGTTTGAGGAAGTTATCCACTGAGCAGCAGAAGGTGATTGATTTGTCGATTCATCGAGGGCTGTCGCACGGAAGGATCTCCGAAGTCATCGGAATGCCGTTGGGGACGGTGAAGTCAAACGCGAGGCGAGCATTGCTCAGCCTGAAAGAATGTATGAATCGACAAGGTCGCAGCCCGATTGTTGCGGCTGCTGATCAAAGAGGGGGTGGGCTATGA
- a CDS encoding fasciclin domain-containing protein translates to MKKTLTSLFAVALIGMSAASATAADIVDTAVGAGKFKTLAAALGAADLVDTLKGEGPFTVFAPTDAAFEKLPAGTVETLLKPENKGQLAGVLTYHVVAGKVMAEQVVGLKGAQTVNGQRVDIKVDGSSVMVDGANVVTTDIVCDNGVIHIIDSVILPADKTIPETADAAGSFKTLLAAAKAAGLAEVLGSEGPFTVFAPTDEAFAKLPEGTVASLLEPANKKKLVDILKYHVVSGRVYSEDAVAAKSAKTLQGSPLGIKVTDSGAMVNDSKLVATDVDASNGVIHIIDAVLLPPENAVDARRVIENTVAQGARLFNAGHHSACADLYHTTMTELMSANLGDSLNSHMSTVLTSANHTTCPTQRAWTLRTGIDQMYGQIVTNR, encoded by the coding sequence ATGAAAAAGACACTGACCAGTTTGTTCGCCGTGGCTCTCATTGGCATGAGTGCCGCATCAGCAACTGCCGCCGACATTGTCGACACCGCAGTTGGAGCAGGAAAGTTCAAGACACTTGCTGCGGCACTTGGTGCTGCTGACCTGGTCGACACTTTGAAGGGGGAAGGACCGTTCACCGTCTTTGCACCGACGGACGCGGCTTTCGAGAAGCTGCCAGCCGGCACGGTGGAGACGTTGCTGAAACCTGAAAACAAAGGCCAATTGGCTGGCGTCCTGACGTACCACGTCGTCGCGGGCAAAGTGATGGCGGAACAAGTGGTCGGCTTGAAGGGTGCCCAGACCGTCAACGGCCAACGAGTCGACATCAAAGTGGATGGTTCCAGCGTCATGGTCGATGGTGCCAACGTTGTGACCACGGACATCGTTTGCGACAACGGCGTGATCCACATCATCGACAGCGTGATTTTGCCAGCCGACAAGACCATTCCTGAAACAGCGGACGCGGCAGGTAGTTTCAAGACTTTGCTTGCTGCAGCGAAGGCCGCTGGACTGGCGGAAGTGCTCGGCAGCGAAGGCCCCTTCACTGTCTTCGCACCGACGGACGAAGCATTCGCGAAGTTGCCCGAAGGGACGGTTGCGTCCTTGTTGGAACCAGCCAACAAAAAGAAATTGGTCGACATCCTGAAGTACCACGTTGTCTCTGGCCGCGTGTATTCTGAAGACGCTGTCGCAGCGAAGTCAGCCAAGACACTTCAAGGGTCGCCTCTTGGAATCAAAGTGACCGACAGCGGAGCGATGGTCAATGATTCAAAGTTAGTTGCAACTGATGTGGACGCTTCGAACGGTGTCATCCACATCATCGATGCGGTACTGCTTCCACCTGAGAACGCTGTCGACGCTCGTCGAGTGATTGAGAACACGGTCGCTCAAGGTGCTCGTCTGTTCAACGCCGGACATCACAGTGCTTGTGCTGACTTGTACCACACCACGATGACCGAGCTGATGTCTGCGAACCTTGGCGACTCGCTAAACAGTCACATGTCGACTGTCTTGACGAGTGCCAACCACACCACCTGCCCAACCCAGCGTGCTTGGACATTGCGAACTGGGATCGACCAAATGTACGGGCAGATTGTGACCAATCGCTAA
- a CDS encoding DUF1501 domain-containing protein, which produces MHHHETQLQLGRRSFLSQAGFNFGALAAGAMLGDELAASELKSSLPHFAPKAKRVIFLTQSGGPSQIELFDHKPELPKLAGTELPDSVRQGQRLTGMTKNQKQLILPAITKFHRHGECGRLVGEWLPHIGSISDELCFVKSMVTDEINHAPAMTKFLTGHQLPGRPSFGAWASYGLGSMNSNLPDYVVLISKMKRPSDQPLYDHYWGSGFLPSKHQGVKLRSAKDPVLYLNDPDGFPRELRREMLDGLAAMNRSHHAETMDPEIETRIAQYEMAFRMQTSIPELTDLSDESDETFELYGPDSRRPGSYAANCILARRLAERDVRFIQLFHPDWDHHSRLSSWCVSRCVDTDQPSAALVKDLKRRGLLDETLIIWGGEFGRGVAGQGKWDSPEAGRDHHPRCFTIWMAGAGIKPGTSYGQTDDFSYNVAENPVHVRDLHATALHVLGIDHERFTHRYQGLDFKLTGVESSQVVHDILA; this is translated from the coding sequence ATGCATCATCACGAAACTCAATTGCAACTCGGTCGACGGAGCTTTCTATCGCAGGCCGGATTCAATTTTGGTGCCCTGGCCGCGGGAGCTATGTTGGGTGACGAATTGGCAGCGAGCGAACTCAAATCCAGCCTGCCGCATTTCGCTCCGAAGGCCAAGCGGGTCATCTTTCTGACCCAATCCGGCGGTCCGTCTCAGATCGAGTTGTTTGATCACAAGCCGGAGCTGCCAAAGTTGGCTGGCACCGAGTTGCCCGACAGTGTTCGCCAAGGCCAACGACTGACCGGAATGACCAAGAATCAAAAACAATTGATTCTGCCAGCGATCACCAAGTTTCATCGGCATGGCGAGTGCGGCCGGCTGGTTGGAGAGTGGTTGCCCCACATCGGATCGATCTCGGATGAACTGTGCTTCGTCAAATCGATGGTCACCGACGAGATCAATCACGCACCCGCGATGACGAAGTTTTTGACCGGACATCAGCTTCCTGGGCGTCCCAGTTTTGGTGCTTGGGCCAGCTATGGTTTGGGCAGTATGAACAGCAACCTGCCCGACTATGTCGTGCTGATTTCGAAGATGAAACGGCCCAGCGATCAGCCGCTCTACGATCACTATTGGGGAAGCGGTTTTCTGCCTTCCAAACATCAAGGCGTCAAGCTGCGAAGTGCAAAGGATCCGGTTCTGTATCTGAACGATCCCGATGGGTTCCCGCGTGAACTGCGTCGTGAAATGCTTGACGGGCTGGCAGCGATGAATCGGTCGCACCACGCCGAGACGATGGATCCTGAAATTGAAACGCGAATCGCTCAGTACGAAATGGCATTTCGGATGCAAACCAGCATCCCTGAATTGACCGATTTGAGTGACGAGTCCGACGAAACGTTTGAACTGTATGGTCCCGATTCACGTCGCCCGGGTAGCTACGCGGCGAACTGCATCCTGGCTCGCCGTTTGGCCGAACGTGACGTGCGGTTCATTCAGTTGTTTCATCCCGATTGGGATCACCATTCGAGACTGAGTTCTTGGTGCGTTTCGCGTTGTGTTGATACTGATCAACCTAGCGCCGCTCTGGTCAAGGATCTCAAGCGACGTGGATTGCTCGATGAAACGCTGATCATTTGGGGCGGCGAATTTGGACGCGGCGTGGCTGGTCAAGGCAAATGGGATTCACCCGAAGCCGGCCGAGATCACCATCCACGCTGCTTCACGATCTGGATGGCTGGTGCTGGCATCAAGCCTGGGACAAGCTACGGTCAGACGGATGATTTCAGTTACAACGTCGCTGAAAATCCGGTCCACGTGCGTGATCTGCACGCAACGGCGCTTCACGTGCTGGGGATTGATCACGAACGGTTCACCCACCGCTACCAAGGCCTCGATTTCAAGCTGACCGGTGTGGAATCATCCCAGGTCGTGCACGACATCTTGGCTTGA